Within the Polymorphobacter megasporae genome, the region CCTTCGCGCATCACCCCGCGAACACCCTGCCGACGATCGCCTTCGGCGGCGCCAAGCGCACGCTGATCGCCGGGACCGCGTTCCACGCGACCTCCCCGGTCGCGGCGCTGTCGCCCATGTTCTACGTTGATATCGACGCCCAGGCAGGCGCGTCGGTCGCGCTTCCTGCCGAGCATGAGGAGCGCGCGGTCTACATCGTCTCGGGCGCGATCGACCTCGACGGCACGCGCTACGACGCCGGGGCGATGGTCGTCCTCGCGCCCGGCGTCGAAGTTGCGTGGACCGCGCTCGAACCGACCCGAGCGATGCTCCTCGGCGGCGCAAAGCTCGATGCCCCGCGCCACATCGAATGGAACTTCGTCAGCGCCTCGCAAGACCGGATCGAGCAGGCGAAGGCCGACTGGCGCGCCGGCCGCTTCCCGACCGTCCCCGGCGACGACGAGTTCATCCCGCTGCCCGGCAGTCCTGCCGCGGTCGCCCAAGGCGGAGCAACCAGCTGATGATCGCACGAGTCTGGCACGGCTGGACGACCCCGGCGAACGCCGCCGCGTACCAGCACCTCCTGTTGACCGAGGTGATCCCCGGCATCGAGCACCGCTGCATCGCCGGCTTCCTCCAGATCGATGTCCTCCGCCGGGATGATGGTGACGCGGTCGAGTTCACCACCGTCATGGCATTCGACACGATCGAGGCGATCGAGCGCTTCATCGGCCCCGATACGACGCTCGCGCATATCCCGGCGGCGGCGCGCGCGCTGCTCCTCCACTGCGACGAACGCGCGGTCCATCACGACATGCTCGAACGCCGGATCCAGGTCGAACCATCGCGCGGACGGACATAGGCCGCGCGCCGACGACCCATAGCGCCGCCTTCGCCGGGGCGCTAAAAGGCGTCTCATGTTCATCCGCCTCACCGAAGCCGTCTCCGTCGCCGGGCAGATCGCCCCCGACGACCTCGCCGCCGCAGCCGCCGCGGGGTTCACCCACGTCGTCAACAACCGTCCCGACGGCGAGGAGTACGGCCAGCCCGCATCGGCCGAGATGCACGCCGCGGCGACGGCGGCAGGGCTCGGCTACACCGCGATCCCGGTCGACCATCGCGGCTTCGACATGGGGCAGGTCGCGGCGATGGCGGCGGCGCTCGATGCCTCCGCCGGCCCGGTCCTCGCCTTCTGCCGCTCGGGGACGCGATCGGCGAACCTGTGGGCGCTCGCCGAGGCGAAGCGCGGCGGCGACCCCGACGCGATCATCGCCGCCGCAGCGAGCGGGCGTTACGACGTCTCGGGCCTTCGCGCGACGCTGGTCAGCCTGTCCGGCGCATGATCTTCGTCTCGATCCTCGGCATCCTGACGCTGGTCATGTTCGCCCGGGCGATCGGCTTCGCGCGCAACCCGCTGCTGACCGATGCCGCCGAGGCGCGCCGCATCGCCGAGGCGCAGATGCCTGGTTTCTACGGCGTCGACGCCGCGATCGACGACAACGGCCGTGGCGCACGGGTCCGCGGCAGTGACGGCCGGACCGCGCGGGTTCGCGGCCACGGCGACCGTTGGGTGGTCGAGGTCGAACGATGAGCCACTGGCCCGACCCGATCGAGATGGCGACCCCGGCATTCATCGTGCTGGTCCTGATCGAGATGCTCGCGATCCGTTTCGGCGCGCGCGGCGACTATGACTGGCGCGACACCTTCACATCGCTGACGATGGGGCTCGGCAGCACGATGGCGGCGGTCGTCTTCGGCGCGACGATCGTCGCGACCTACACCGCCGCAAGCCATTGGCACCTATTCGCGATTCCCGTGACATGGTGGGCGGGGGTGCTGTGCTTCGTCCTCGACGACCTGCTCTATTACGCCTTCCACCGCAGCGCGCACCGCGTCCGCTGGTTCTGGGCGAGCCATGTCATCCATCATTCGAGCCAGCATTATAACCTGACGACGGCGCTGCGGCAGACGTGGACCGGCTTCCTGTCGCTGAGCTTCGCCTTCCGCCTGCCGCTGCTGCTGATCGGCTTCGACGTCCGGCTGGTGCTGTTCGTCGCTGCGATCAACCTGATCTACCAGTTCTGGGTCCATACCGAGGCGGTCCGGCGGCTGCCGTTCGGGCTCGAATACGTCCTCAACTCGCCGTCGCACCACCGCGTCCACCACGGCAGCAACCCGCGCTACCTCGACCGCAACTATGCCGGGGTGTTCATCGTCTGGGACCGGATGTTCGGCACCTTCGAGGCCGAGCGCGACGACGAGCCGGTCCGATACGGCCTCGTCCA harbors:
- a CDS encoding sterol desaturase family protein, which gives rise to MSHWPDPIEMATPAFIVLVLIEMLAIRFGARGDYDWRDTFTSLTMGLGSTMAAVVFGATIVATYTAASHWHLFAIPVTWWAGVLCFVLDDLLYYAFHRSAHRVRWFWASHVIHHSSQHYNLTTALRQTWTGFLSLSFAFRLPLLLIGFDVRLVLFVAAINLIYQFWVHTEAVRRLPFGLEYVLNSPSHHRVHHGSNPRYLDRNYAGVFIVWDRMFGTFEAERDDEPVRYGLVHNIATFNPLRTATHEWVAIARDLRAAKTWRGRWMTIAGPPGWTETGEGSTADTIRAAWEARTAPAE
- a CDS encoding pirin family protein, with translation MTVTQVLHGNTRDLGGFSVSRVLPQAALRNVGPFVFFDHLGPAVFAPGTGMDVRPHPHIGLATVTYLFDGAIGHRDSLGTVVDVEPGAVNWMTAGRGITHSERTPAAARANGQRMHGIQSWVALPHDHAEDAPAFAHHPANTLPTIAFGGAKRTLIAGTAFHATSPVAALSPMFYVDIDAQAGASVALPAEHEERAVYIVSGAIDLDGTRYDAGAMVVLAPGVEVAWTALEPTRAMLLGGAKLDAPRHIEWNFVSASQDRIEQAKADWRAGRFPTVPGDDEFIPLPGSPAAVAQGGATS
- a CDS encoding TIGR01244 family sulfur transferase; amino-acid sequence: MFIRLTEAVSVAGQIAPDDLAAAAAAGFTHVVNNRPDGEEYGQPASAEMHAAATAAGLGYTAIPVDHRGFDMGQVAAMAAALDASAGPVLAFCRSGTRSANLWALAEAKRGGDPDAIIAAAASGRYDVSGLRATLVSLSGA